The sequence ATTATCAATAGCGATGACATCTGTCTTAAAAAAAACTGTTAATATAAGCCTCAGATTTATCTAactctttctttttaattttgtttatatgtttttatgtgttcgatttgttttttggttaattatatctaacatttttaagacaaATTTGAATTGTTTTTGCTTTACACACGCATATAAAGCAAAATGCTGCTAGAGGAATGTACGAAATAATGTACCAAACTTCCTGGGTTATTGGCCACCATAGTTGAATTATATacttgttataatttatacttTTTGAAAAACAATTGTCACCTATATttgtttttagaaaaacaaatacaattatttttaaactTTCGGGATATTAATTTTgtcaatttaaaaataatatttacttttaaataaatgaGTTGGTATactaaagaaagagaaaaatgtTATACAATCTAGattcatttataaaaaaatatttagattATTGTAAACTactctaaaaaaaataagtaaataattaaattatttataatgaaaacttACTATTCTATTATTTGTTAATGCATGAATTTATAAAGTTTATCACCTATGAAGTAAAATGTTGTATGAAGTGTAATGTTGTTCAAATTATTATGCTTTgtttttctaataaaataaaatattaactacTTATTACTTTactttataatctaattaataaaaaatattatttccaGTATAATTACTACACATAcctttcaaaataattttttaaaataatttcttttataaatttaaattattttaaaataaaaaattattattattatatgcaaatgatatataattaaaaaatattaaatttttaaatttttgtacaaaaaatTAATCGACCAACGCAACACGCGGAAATAGTACTAATTAGTCATTAAAAAGGAGATATATAGGTAGTATTATCTTTTCAGACCCTATTTAATGActtcttaatttataaaattttgatATACAGTATGAGGACACTTTGATAGGTGGTTAGGGGGTTCGAACCAGAAACTCTTAATCTACACTCCAcattacttaccactgagccaattaCTTATTTTGTGTATTATgtcgcgcgctgcttaatataccactacccttttagcttctattgtttaatatttgacgcatgcacttattaatatcgattaaatatgcataataatgaattattaatagaaaaaaaaagaaatgtgcgtaataatgaattattaatagaaaaaaaattgtgcataataatgaattattaatagaaaaaaaatccaagaacatgctctaatttcttatttatttaattcctttatatttttgtaatttatgttatataagaaaatatattttttaaaacatacgttagaacatatattttaacttttaaaacacgaactatgaagtttagaaggTACGACATATTtcttagaacatacgttatgttttttagaacatgtgttatgttttttcgaacatgagttataaattatattatagaacaaatgaaaaaacgatccagatatctactgagttttttagaacattatacttaatttttggaacacaaactatatattttttaaaacaaacgttagaatatatattttaactttcaaaacacgaactatgaagtttagaacgtacgacatattttttagaacatacgttatgctTTTTAGAACATgtcttatgttttttcgaacatgagttataaattacattatagaacaaatgaaaaaacaatcgagatatctactgatttttttagaacattatacttaatttttagaacacaaaatataaactttagaacatacgttatgttttttagaacgtacgttatgttatttagaatatgggttataaattatattatagaacaaatgtaaaaatggtccatatatttactatttttttaaaacattatacttaatttttagaacacaaattataaagtttagaacatatgtaacaatcgttcttaacattttaaaatataaattacaaaaatatagaggaattaaataaataagaaattagatcatgttcttggattttttttctattaataattcattattatgcacattaattttttttctattaataatttattattatgcacatttaatcgatattagtAAGTggatgcatcaaatattaaacaatagaagctaaaagggaaGTGATATATAAAGCAGCGCGCGACATTATACATAAGAAAAGTAATTGGTTTAGTGGTAAGCAGTGTGGAGTGTAGACCTAAATTCTCAGGTTCGATCCCCCCAAAGtaacaacgtttttttttttaaattttcctactcaaaacgacgtagttttgagtgttctcacctcCTCACCTAAAAAATGGTTTTCACAAGAAccatctcctatatatatatatatataataaacaataagaAAATCTATGAAATTTTGCAAGTTTAGGGATATGATTTGTCATTGTTCCAAACAATATTAATTGTAGAGTGAAAATGACAATAAAAGGGCTTCTTTCTTTTTCCAACATCAATACTAAATACTAAATCTGTAGCTAGTAATGCTGAGGTGTCATCTTTAGAATTATCTACCGCTTATGTGTAAATTTCTCAATATTACTCTTCTTTGCTCCTTTTATTCTCCGCGCATATTGACTGTGATAAACGGTTCCCCAAACCCACGAATTCTCAATCTACTCCTACTTCCACTTTTGTTTTTGGGATCTCTTAATCTTCTACGATTTCTTCTCTATGGTAACTGCTCTtccttttcttcatttttcatgtCGAGTCTTCAATTGATTTCTcatttcttctcttctctttcaattgttcttgaatctGAAAGTTTGAAAGGATCTGAACTTATTGCTTTGTTTGTCCAGAATTAATTACATGAGCACCAAGATAGTCTTTCTTTGATTTGCAGTACTGTCGGCTCCAATGCGTGGCTTAGATCGTGTCTTCCTTTGTAGATTCGAAAAGTTTCTAAGCCAGGGGACGGTTTTTCCAGGCATGCTACGATTTCTCActtcttttgttttgattttcctGGCACGCATCGATTTCTCACTTCCTCTGTTCTATATGGTAACTGCTCTTCTCGTTTTCTTCATTTTACATGTcgttttgttcattttatttatcACTTCTTCTGTTCTTGGAAAATTTCTTTTCAATTATTCTTCATCTGTTTTTAATTAGAAAATTATGATTAATTGAGGGTTATGTTTCATTCTCTTTTATCAATGTCTTTTTCTGCCTCTTTATCAGG comes from Euphorbia lathyris chromosome 8, ddEupLath1.1, whole genome shotgun sequence and encodes:
- the LOC136203624 gene encoding uncharacterized protein, which gives rise to MCKFLNITLLCSFYSPRILTVINGSPNPRILNLLLLPLLFLGSLNLLRFLLYVLSAPMRGLDRVFLCRFEKFLSQGTVFPGMLRFLTSFVLIFLARIDFSLPLFYMEGVSQSLLLQRSSDLISFNPK